A portion of the Acidobacteriota bacterium genome contains these proteins:
- a CDS encoding GNAT family N-acetyltransferase: MKTVRCTSSRLAREVIDRLNAASFFSSMGFAELWRVQGGREVFWVTQSEEQVLAVLSGVEFGRAPLTRFQAMPAGCYAELVTVADTDIDRPTVAQSTIQALTEAGYAITYLADYWSHLGPLPGAEASGCATVLVDITDPGWQPPDRKIQSEVRKAEREGIGVERFDARRHLDGFLSLAKATGKRHSHKPLYTERFFRQLAALAERDARIRWQYTEYRGEPVASHVNLVLGDTLLNWQVYSDRAFSFLKPNQYMLYTAAKKAAEDGMRYLSLGTSPPDADSLAAYKHKWGGSDHCYNLYRLKSRWSRLLWRA, from the coding sequence ATGAAAACCGTTCGCTGCACGTCCTCCCGGCTCGCCAGGGAGGTCATTGACCGCCTGAACGCGGCATCGTTTTTTTCATCGATGGGCTTCGCGGAGCTGTGGCGGGTGCAGGGCGGTCGCGAGGTCTTCTGGGTCACCCAAAGCGAGGAGCAGGTGCTGGCCGTGCTGTCGGGTGTCGAGTTCGGCCGTGCGCCGCTGACGAGGTTTCAGGCCATGCCCGCCGGGTGCTATGCCGAGTTGGTGACGGTCGCCGATACGGACATCGACCGCCCGACCGTGGCGCAGTCAACCATACAGGCACTCACGGAAGCCGGCTATGCGATAACGTACCTTGCGGACTACTGGTCGCACCTTGGGCCCCTGCCGGGCGCGGAGGCCAGCGGGTGCGCAACCGTCCTGGTAGATATCACGGATCCCGGCTGGCAGCCTCCGGACAGGAAGATCCAGTCCGAGGTACGCAAGGCCGAGCGGGAGGGAATCGGCGTAGAACGCTTTGACGCGCGAAGACATCTCGACGGGTTTCTTTCTCTGGCAAAAGCGACGGGTAAACGCCACAGCCACAAACCGCTCTATACTGAGCGGTTCTTTCGTCAACTGGCGGCGCTGGCCGAGCGGGACGCGAGGATAAGGTGGCAATATACGGAGTACCGGGGAGAACCGGTCGCCTCACACGTCAACCTTGTCCTGGGCGATACGCTGCTGAACTGGCAGGTCTATTCGGACAGAGCCTTCTCTTTTCTCAAGCCCAACCAGTACATGCTTTACACGGCGGCGAAAAAGGCGGCCGAGGACGGCATGCGGTACCTGAGCCTCGGGACGTCTCCGCCGGACGCCGACAGCCTCGCTGCGTACAAGCATAAGTGGGGCGGCTCGGATCACTGCTATAACCTGTATCGTCTGAAGTCCCGATGGAGTCGGCTGCTTTGGAGAGCGTAA